CATCTCCTGGAGCTGCTTGACCGTGAACTGGCCGTAGCCCTGGGCCGGCGGGACGACGCTCTCGACGACAGCCTGCTGCGCGGCGGCGCCGTACTGGGCCTTCAGGAGGTCGATCAGCTCCTGCTTCGAGCGCAGGGCGCCGACCTTGAGGTACATCACCTTCGACTTCAGGGCCAGCCCCGAGAGGCCGGAGTGGTCCACGCCCGGCTCGATCCCGTCCAGCAGCTTGATGAAGTCGGCCTTGGTGCGGGCGATAGAGATGCCCTGCTTCTTCGCCGCCGTCTGAAGCTGCTTGACCGTGAGCGTCTCGAACTGCCCTGTCTTCAGCGCCTCGTTGACGGCCGCAACGTCGGCCTTGACCTCGGCTGCCTGGGCCTCGACGTCGTCGGGTGACAGGATGCAGGTCGGCTTCACGGCCTCCGCACGGGCGGCCAGCGCGCCGGCGCCGCAGATGGGCAGGTCGACCACCGCGACGTGCCCGCAGCGGCAACGGGCATGCTTCGGCTGGGGCGGGAACCGGTCCACGGGGAACGTCTTGCCGTCGAGCGCCTCGCACTCCGGGCACATCCTCTCGTCACCGGCGGTGAGCCATTCGAGCTTGCTGATCCCCACGGTGCTGTAGAACTTCCTCTGCCCCTGGCTGTGGGCGCGCATCGTCTCGGTGCGCGCGATCAGCTCCATCCGCGTCTGCGCCTTGCCAAAGACCCTCTTCCCCGCGTGCCGGAAGGCTTCCTTGTCCGTGACGACGGTGCCCATTTCCTTCACGATGTCGCGCACGGACATGCCCGTGGCGATACCGACCTGGATGGCCTGGTTGAGCCCGCTCGCCAGGTCGCGGGAGACGTCGCCGGCCAGTTGGATGTTGAACCGCGTCATGAAGTCGAGCGCCGAGGTGTCGACGATGGTGAAGACGTTCGTCGCCATCTTGTCGATCCCGCCGGCGTCGAGGTCGCGGTAGAACGGGAGCTGCGCCTCGGCGAACTCCTCGATCCCGTGGGCGAGGCCCCGCTTGAAGCTCTCCGCGCCGGCGCGCCCCAGAATGAGCCGATGCTCGTTCCGCACCTGGGCGACGATGGCCCGGATCTCTCCCTGGAGTAGCCGCAGGCTCCTCTCGTTCGCCAGCTTGCCCTCGGGCAAGTCGCCGAGGGTGGTATACTTCAGGAGCGCCGCCTTCACATCCTTCTCGGCGCGGGCGAGAACGTCGGTCACGCGGGCCGCGGTCTTTTCCCCGTAGGCGTTGCGGTTCTTATAGGCCAGCGCGGCCCACTCGCGGATGCGTTCGCTCTGGGGCTTGGGCGCAGCCTGGGCGGCGAGGGGGGAACACTCCCCGAACGTGAGGCCCGGCGTTGTCGGTGCGACCGCTACCGACATGGCGCACACTCCTCAGCCGCCCGAGGCTGGCCCGTGGCATCTGCCGCTGGCGTGGTCACGGTCTCCTCTGTGGCCTCGAAGTAGCGGCAGGCGTTGTTGTCGAACCGCGTCTCCGTCTCGCGGATGGCGCACCAGTTCTCTTCGGCGTCGAAGTATTCGCACTGGTCGCAGATGCCGTCCGGCACATCGCCTTGCGCCCCGAGCCGCGCGGCGATGCTGTCCGGCGCCGGTTTGTTCCTCTCCTGCGGGATGCCCAACACCTCGCGGGCGTACTCAGGCGTGATGACCCCCGCCATCACCAGGTCCACGATGGGCTT
The DNA window shown above is from Planctomycetota bacterium and carries:
- a CDS encoding minor capsid protein is translated as MSVAVAPTTPGLTFGECSPLAAQAAPKPQSERIREWAALAYKNRNAYGEKTAARVTDVLARAEKDVKAALLKYTTLGDLPEGKLANERSLRLLQGEIRAIVAQVRNEHRLILGRAGAESFKRGLAHGIEEFAEAQLPFYRDLDAGGIDKMATNVFTIVDTSALDFMTRFNIQLAGDVSRDLASGLNQAIQVGIATGMSVRDIVKEMGTVVTDKEAFRHAGKRVFGKAQTRMELIARTETMRAHSQGQRKFYSTVGISKLEWLTAGDERMCPECEALDGKTFPVDRFPPQPKHARCRCGHVAVVDLPICGAGALAARAEAVKPTCILSPDDVEAQAAEVKADVAAVNEALKTGQFETLTVKQLQTAAKKQGISIARTKADFIKLLDGIEPGVDHSGLSGLALKSKVMYLKVGALRSKQELIDLLKAQYGAAAQQAVVESVVPPAQGYGQFTVKQLQEMAKGKGVSLNMTKQDVIDLLDKVEPGVDHSALSGPSLAAAKDKHGIGVLKNKQQLIDALNKQAGEQAAEKAKTELSQAEHAAKVSQAAKDLVAKTNAVQVPDDPASYQSFLSAVKAAEDQIGASSILPKESVETFAKEVAVKKQVFQQKINGMSVGEVKKLAQQVKIKHYQWASKGELTAILTETDTAKVQAAADSIEAKWSKSTGKPIKAKAPVPAPVPAAPPPPTPAPAQPAVFAKKGSEFDAADAAWQEKGQPKNFKLVGKADIEGAHTKYFYTDEK